The Streptomyces sp. NBC_00510 genomic interval TGATGCCCGCGTTGGACTGTCCGGGGCTGATGAGCCCGGGACAGTTGGGCCCGATGACGCGGGTGCCGGAGGCGACCGCGCGGGCCCGGAAGGCGACCGTGTCGTGCACGGGGACGCCCTCGGTGATGACGACGACGAGCCCGAGGCCGCCGTCGACGGCCTCGTCGACGGCGGCGCGCACGAAGGGCGGCGGCACGAAGACGACGCTGACGTCGGCGCCGGTCATGCCGACCGCCTCCTTGACCGAGCCGAAGACCGGGACGGTGCGCCCGTCGAACTCGACCCTCGTGCCGGCCTTGCGCGGGTTGACGCCGCCGACGACGTCCGTCCCCGAGGCGAGCATGCGGCGGGTGTGCTTCATGCCCTCCGAGCCGGTCATGCCCTGGACGATCACCTTGCTGTTGCGGTCGAGGAAGATGGCCATCGCGATCAGCTCCTTGCGGGCTCGGCGGCCCGCGCGGCCGCGCCGTCCATGGTGTCCAGCTGCTGTACGAGGGGGCCCAGCGCCGCCGCGGCCGCGTCGAGAATGGCCCGGCCGCGCTCGGCGTTGTTGCCGTCGAGGCGGACGACGAGGGGCTTGGTGAGCTCGACCAGGTCGAGGGCCTGGACGATGCCGTCCGCGACGGCGTCGCAGGCGGTGATGCCGCCGAAGACGTTGACGAGCACGGAGGCGACGTCGGGGTCGGAGAGGATGACGCCGAGCCCGTCGGCCATGACCTGGGCGGAGGCGCCGCCGCCGATGTCGAGGAAGTTGGCGGGGGCCCCGCCGTGGTGGGCGACCACGTCGAGGGTGCTCATCACCAGGCCGGCGCCGTTGCCGATGACGCCGACGGTGCCGTCGAGCTTGACGTAGTTGAGGCCCTTGGCGCGGGCGGCGGCCTCCAGGGGGTCGCCCTCGCCGGGGGTCTCGTACGCCTCGTGGTCGGGGTGGCGGAAGCGGGCGTTGGCGTCGAGGGAGACCTTGCCGTCCAGAGCGAGGACGCGGCCGTCCGTGGTGCGGACCAGCGGGTTGACCTCGACCAGCAGGGCGTCCTCGGCGGTGAAGACCTCCCACAGTGCGGTCAGCACGGGCACGGTCTCCTCGGGGAGTCCGGCCGCTTCGGCGATCTGCCGGGCCTTCTCCTCGGTGACGCCCTCGGCGGCGTCGACGGGGACGCGGGCCAGGGCCTGCGGCCGGGTGGCGGCGACCTCCTCGATGTCCATGCCGCCCTGGGCCGAGGCCATGGCGAGGAAGGTGCGCTCGGCGCGGTCGAGGAGGAAGGAGACGTAGTACTCGTCCTGGATGTCGGCGGTCGGCGTCAGCATGACCTTGCCGACCGTGTGGCCCTTGATGTCCAGGCCGAGGATGGCGCGGGCCTTCTCCTGCGCGTCCGCGGGGTCGGAGGCGAGCTTCACGCCGCCGGCCTTGCCGCGGCCGCCGGTCTTCACCTGGGCCTTCACCACGACCTGCCCGCCGAGGCGTTCGGCCGCGGCCCGGGCCTCGGCGGGGTCGTCCACCACGTGGGCGGCGAGCACGGGGACGCCGTGCCGCGCGAAGAGCTCCCGTGCTTGGTACTCGAACAGATCCATCGTCAAACGCACCTGCCCTGACTCGGGGTCGAACGATAATCCGGTGCAGACCTCTGGACACCGGGTCGTCCATGCGGGATAAACGTCTGCATACAGTATTCGTCGCCTGTATGCAA includes:
- the sucC gene encoding ADP-forming succinate--CoA ligase subunit beta, with product MDLFEYQARELFARHGVPVLAAHVVDDPAEARAAAERLGGQVVVKAQVKTGGRGKAGGVKLASDPADAQEKARAILGLDIKGHTVGKVMLTPTADIQDEYYVSFLLDRAERTFLAMASAQGGMDIEEVAATRPQALARVPVDAAEGVTEEKARQIAEAAGLPEETVPVLTALWEVFTAEDALLVEVNPLVRTTDGRVLALDGKVSLDANARFRHPDHEAYETPGEGDPLEAAARAKGLNYVKLDGTVGVIGNGAGLVMSTLDVVAHHGGAPANFLDIGGGASAQVMADGLGVILSDPDVASVLVNVFGGITACDAVADGIVQALDLVELTKPLVVRLDGNNAERGRAILDAAAAALGPLVQQLDTMDGAAARAAEPARS